From one Henningerozyma blattae CBS 6284 chromosome 1, complete genome genomic stretch:
- the VPS27 gene encoding ESCRT-0 subunit protein VPS27 (similar to Saccharomyces cerevisiae VPS27 (YNR006W); ancestral locus Anc_6.295), whose protein sequence is MSSITESELDYQIERATRETIPNGELDLPAALETSDIIRSRRILPIDAMRCLKKRIKTTQSNPNTQLAVWKLAEICIKNGGIPFIQQICSKEFMDTMEHCILDSQDDDELNDLVIRLFYELYLAFNSDPNMSYLNKVHKKLKSKNIEMPQELLQKNISSTIFDSKVPAAWMESDACMICSKKFTMINRKHHCRSCGGIFCQDHSSNSSALPEMGIHEPVRVCDDCFNEEESKKNEISSKKKKTHRHKKSKQKHYDNTYDEEREFRRAIEESLKETRNSSTPIVPVVERPRQPSPILSQEDQEDADLKAAIAASLQEAEAEKQRRIPKQQQQQQQQQQQQQQQQQYAPIATAPQSTLLTSAEEDDIYLFASLVERLKTRPPSEILEDTQLQALYKRVISTRPRLNSALNDTIVKHNTLQNMNGKISNIMTIYDDLLERQLNDIHLYQQQYTTPSDPYSYRQSSTSLQPAFQNPSQIPEQIPQQASQNAHQYVPEQIVQQVSQNAPQQALPQAHQYVPAQQVPLQTLQQAPQSRQYVPEQIPQQATQQTLQQAPKQALHVPQRPAQQAPQVTSPPISQMQNLKLEESEPPEIDGPSEPPYPKEDEAPEILKTTLVELPNGVANTQTPYPSQQEEVAQKPIIPKQQELPPQQIPNGQTANGQTANGQTANGQNITSFNFPTVPVNKVQTNLAEPIVEQQQPLEQQEIEAEEELLLEL, encoded by the coding sequence ATGTCAAGCATTACAGAATCTGAATTAGATTATCAAATCGAGCGTGCCACAAGAGAAACTATCCCCAATGGTGAATTAGACTTACCTGCAGCATTGGAAACTTCTGATATCATCAGATCTCGTCGGATCCTCCCAATAGACGCCATGAGATgtttaaagaaaagaatcAAAACCACCCAATCAAACCCAAACACTCAATTAGCAGTATGGAAACTGGCCGAAATTTGTATCAAAAACGGTGGTATCCCATTTATTCAACAAATATGTTCCAAAGAATTCATGGATACCATGGAACATTGTATCTTAGACAGTCAAGATGAcgatgaattaaatgatttggTCATCCGATTATTTTATGAATTATACTTGGCCTTTAATTCAGATCCTAATATGtcttatttaaataaagttcacaagaaattaaaatccaaaaatattgaaatgcctcaagaattattacaaaaaaatatctctTCCACCATCTTCGATTCCAAAGTACCAGCAGCTTGGATGGAGTCAGATGCTTGTATGATTTGCTCCAAAAAATTCACCATGATTAATAGAAAACATCATTGCCGTTCTTGCGGTGGGATATTTTGTCAAGATCATTCTTCAAACTCCTCTGCCTTACCTGAGATGGGTATCCATGAACCTGTCAGAGTTTGTGATGATTGttttaatgaagaagaatcgaagaaaaatgaaatttcatctaaaaagaaaaaaactcATCGTcataaaaaatcaaaacaaaaacattATGATAATACCTATGATGAAGAAAGAGAATTTAGAAGAGCCATTGAAGAATCATTAAAGGAGACAAGAAACTCATCAACACCGATTGTTCCCGTTGTGGAAAGACCTCGCCAACCTTCTCCAATTTTATCTCAAGAAGATCAAGAAGATGCTGATTTGAAAGCAGCTATTGCTGCAAGTTTACAAGAAGCAGAAGCTGAGAAACAAAGAAGAATACCAAagcaacaacagcaacaacaacaacaacaacaacaacaacaacagcagcAACAATATGCTCCCATCGCTACTGCTCCTCAATCCACGTTATTAACTTCGgcagaagaagatgatatcTATCTATTCGCTTCTTTGGTGGAACGTCTTAAGACAAGGCCTCCATCAGAAATTCTAGAAGATACTCAATTACAAGCATTATATAAAAGAGTCATCTCTACAAGACCAAGATTAAATTCAGCATTAAATGATACAATAGTAAAGCATAACACTCTACAAAATATGAACGGGaaaatttccaatattATGACCATCTATGATGATTTACTAGAACGGCAATTGAATgatattcatttatatcaacaacaatataCGACCCCTTCAGATCCTTATTCTTATCGTCAATCAAGTACATCTTTACAACCAGCTTTTCAAAATCCATCTCAAATACCTGAACAGATACCTCAACAAGCTTCACAAAACGCTCATCAATATGTACCTGAACAGATCGTTCAGCAAGTTTCACAAAATGCTCCTCAGCAAGCACTACCACAAGCTCATCAATATGTACCTGCGCAACAGGTTCCTTTGCAAACTTTACAACAAGCCCCTCAGTCTCGCCAATATGTACCTGAACAAATACCTCAGCAAGCTACACAGCAAACTTTGCAGCAGGCCCCTAAACAAGCCTTACATGTTCCTCAACGACCAGCTCAGCAAGCTCCTCAAGTTACATCTCCCCCAATCTCTCAAAtgcaaaatttaaaacttgAAGAATCCGAACCTCCTGAAATTGATGGTCCTTCAGAACCTCCATATCCAAAGGAAGATGAAGCCCCAGAAATTCTTAAAACGACACTAGTTGAACTTCCAAATGGGGTAGCAAATACTCAAACTCCGTATCCTAGCCAACAAGAAGAGGTAGCACAAAAGCCAATTATTCCTAAACAACAAGAATTACCTCCTCAACAAATACCAAATGGGCAAACTGCAAATGGGCAAACTGCAAATGGGCAAACTGCAAATGgacaaaatattacttcatttaatttccCAACTGTTCCAGTTAACAAAGTCCAAACTAATTTAGCTGAACCTATTGTTGAGCAACAGCAACCTCTCGAACAGCAAGAAATAGAAGCTGAAGAAGAacttttattagaattataa